In Montipora foliosa isolate CH-2021 chromosome 9, ASM3666993v2, whole genome shotgun sequence, the DNA window ATgccatgaattattaatgagtttgagaagttaaTATCAACTATGAGAAGTTGTCCATTTATCTTTTAAAGTTGTCTTGTAACACAGTTTCATACCTCCAAAACGAAGACCTACATGTAAGACATATTTACAAACCTACTAATTCAAGACAAACTTCAAAGCCAAGGACTGCTGGCTTATAAACTGCATCGTCCGATTTTAAGATTTCAGAGACAAAATCAATGGAGTCTTAGTGTTGTAGAAATGCCCATAACACTCGAATTGGCTATCCCTTTTGATATTACATTTAGTGTGATTATTTGATCTGTTTATTTAATGTTTAAAAGGATCAGATATTGGAAGAATGAatgtcaatattttttcttttactggttgaattttcaaaaactcaAGCCTATTTTTGGCAGTAACAAGTGCTGCTACCGCAGCCTGAATTCCAAGAGCTGTGCTTGAACTGGGTACcaatggctcagttggttgagcaccgggctatcacccgggaggtcgtgagttcaactgtTGCCGGATCAACACCCAGGGTcttaaaacaactgaggagaaagtgctgcctttgtaattacttcctcaaatggttagactttcaagtcttctcggataaggatgatAAGCCAGAGGTCCTGTttcacagcccttgttcataaattctgtgggatgttaaagagtAGAGCAGatagttcccagtgttgtggtctgacctttccagcatgtggtcacCTTGGTACAGTGTGTAGGATTAGCTTTGAGGGCTTCTGTGTGAGTGAGACCCCAATTGTATAtaacttagccaagtgctggagtcTTACCCAAACTCAAACCTGTTTCAGGTAGTATTAAATTGTACCAGTATAAACTGCCTGAAAAGGAGAACACTATGTTAAACAGTAAAATCTACAATGACtgcaatgactgcaaaattctcacACACTCATTGGCTAAGTCTCACTGTTTCTAACAGATTGCTCTTCTCAAATCTTTAAAAGCCATTTACACAATAATGAAGAAGCTCAAACCCTATGGGAATTGGTTTCCATTTGCACGctcacagttgggagcaggtcagttTGTTGGGCTCACATGTTCCtgtttctttcattcatcagtaCTTTCGTGGGAACACCTGCATCCAATTGTGTGGATTCCTAGCTCAGTTTAGTGGTATAGCATTGCGCCAGCATCatagaggtcatgggttcaataataaataattaatttgtttgaaGTGTAGGATTTGactccgtttttggactttgaactttaaaagaaatttttcgTGCTgtggctgcgcatgcgtaagattcTTTGTCTCGTAGAAGGCAACCCAAGTAGCATTGGTATTTCCTCATTTAAGGGCAATCGCGAGGACCACTGCGgtaaagaattgtgtgcgtgatcagaaacgagtttttgtgttttcgttgcgtGCAATGCAATATAGGTCATATCGTATGACTCAGTAACATATCTTACCAGGCTAAGtgtataattttataattctcctggtattgttaagaaaaagcaTTAAATACTTTGAAATACCATGATAGAAACTTGTGAAGCAtttgtttactggttttgattggattcAACGccattaacaacagttttaaatgtgaacaactattCTACAATTGCACGTAACCATATGGTTGGGTCACAGAATGTGGACTTTagacttcggactacggaatgAAACTAAACTTGTAGATATTAAAGTTTGCATacaagccaagtggcccatcaggccttagcttatcccggtttcagTTGCATGAACctactaggagtatttctactcctccGTGGATggaatgctagtccatcacaggatAACTCCGAGCAGTAAATTCGCAGGTATCAATTTATAAACCTGGTTGGAGAGAGGCAGCGTGACagttaagtgtcttgcccaagaaaaCAACACAACGTCCCCAGCCAGGGCCTGTCGAAACCGGAACCGCTCGCTCCGGAGTTGAGCAtgctaaccatgaggccacagGGCCTCCCACCAGTCATACACCAGTCGTGTATGCCATTGACAACAGTTTCAAATGTGAACAACTATTCTGCAATCTAACTTAACCATATGGTTGGGTAACagaatgtggactttggacttcggactacggaattgaactACAGTGTAGATATTGACCAAGATAAATTAttgtaacattaaaaaatcattgtaatactgtgaattttaaaggCAATGGCTAAAATTCCTTTGAACAAAGTGAAGGGTAGGCTACCCATAGCCTCTtgttattgcttaaattgtccagataagtgtgaagGTGACTTCTCTCCTTCATCTTCATCGTATATCTTGCACTTCAAATTCAAtgatacatttatttcattcataaaCTTTTGCTGTCTGCCTTTCAGCCTTCGTGCGATAATGTGGCAATCTTTGCATTTGCATTTAAtgtattgcatttttttctgttgGATCTATTTACTGATTGAAAGAAACTAAGCGAGCTTGAAGGTAAATTTTACCATTCGCTGTACTGTAAATGTAATTCCAAATCTATCAAATGAAGGATATACAGTGTAGCATAGACAACTAGtttcatttcaaataatttttgattaGCAAGAATAAGGCATgtgtctaattttttttttgttagtatGTATTATGTGGACTAGTAAATGTAGCTGTCTTACATGAACTTTGATGCAATACTCATGTCAGTAGATTTCACTTTGTGATATGATCATCTTGGAAAACTGTTTTCGATTCACATAAATTTACCTGGAAGTCTGTCAAGTAGAAGTCAGAATCCACCAGCCTGGTCGCAGGTCGCAGAAACAACTATCCCCTGAAACCTTCCATGTAATGACTCTGCGACAAAAGTAAAACTTAGCATTGGAATTGAGTGAGACTGAGTGTCATCAGACTGCCTCCCTTGTACATGTAATTCCATGatctaaaaagagaaaataaaattagaCAATTTTTCTTCCACTCTGGCATCTCACCTTTCAGCTGTATACTATATAACTGATAGACACCTTTACATCACTCAAAATTTTTCTGTCACCCAATGGATTTTATTAGCTCTTCTAATGGTCAACCAAAAgactcaaaataaaaattctaatGCACTGTGTACAGTGACTTTCATCATCCAGTGAATTAAAAAGATAATTCATAATCTTTGAAACGTGTACCTTTCTGCATCAATTAAAATTATACcagttcaaatattttgtaccaaaaacaaaaaacaaattgttCCAAAGTCAAAATTCAACTACAACATACAATTATACCGAATATGCATAAAACCTCTGCATCTAATATGAACTTTTTTGCTGTCGTTTTTTTGTGCTTGTTCCTTAACCTGATCATCAAGTATCTTGCTGATTTTGGACAGCACCTAACCTTTTTAAGCTTGTTTGTGACAGGGCTTTGCGTCAAGTTCACcatcaaaagcaaaaaaaaataaaacaaaagcaatttcCTTATGCGGGGATTAcatagtggtgagagcatgtgcttcccaccaatgtggtgtGGGTTTGATTCTCAgaggtgtcatatgtgggttgagtttgttggttctccactctgctccaagaggtttttcttcgggtaatccggttttcccttctccttaaaaaccaacatttaatttgatttgcagtgatttgttgatttcagtttacagtgttcccaattagtgctccagcactataAGACTAGAGACTTCAATaacgttcctttcctttctttttccttgctctttgTGTAAGAAATTGAAGCACAGGCCGAAGTTTCCTGGTGTTTTTTCAAGTGCTGTGTTGAGAAGTAGAAAATCACTCAACACAAAGTTATATTCATGTATATGCGGTTATGCCATATCCTGTCAAACCCTGTATTTCTTTTACATGTAGTTCTCTTTGTAAGGAGGATGTATGTTGGGATGATGTCTCCCTTCCATACTACAGTTATATACAAAAGATGAAGGGAAATTTCAGGGTACCCTGAGTTCGcaatttttgtttgaaaaaggttTTCACTTTTTCATTCTTCTATACTGCTACAGTGCATAATTTGATTTATTTGAAACACAATTTATCAATTACATGTAGTTGCATAAATTTGCGCTGCAAAGCTTGCTTTAGCATCATTCCATTCATGTTGATGACTTATTGTGCGGCTTTGTACCTCAAAATAAAAGTCCCaatgttgttttatttcataCTAAGATTTTTGGTGTGAATCTTCCTGTATGTGAACTTAATCTTACAATGTATGTTTTGGGGATATTGCCAATGTTCTCCACAATGCCACTGTTATGAGTCCGTATCTCTAtgataatattaaattttgtGGCAATTTCTGTAGGTGCAATGGAGATTGACCAAGATATTGAGCCAGCTAATAAACGTCAGAGATTAGAAGTTACAGGAGGAGAGTCAGTTGATAGTGGTGGTAAGTTTAGCTAACAGTAATAAAATTATCTAATATTGAATTGTATATTTCGACCAAAAGTTTGGTAAATTAATATGGAGAACCACTTTATTAAGTGACGAAGAGGAAGAAGTGAGACATGAAGCAGCTTCCACTTTAGCAGCATGGTGTTGGATGAAGATTGCATAATTGTTGATTTATCCTTCCATTGTAGCCATGATCCCTCACACAAAATCATACTACCTCCCTTCTCTAAGCCCTTCAAAGGTGGGCTCACCAAAAAAGTACTCATGCTAATATGAAGCCAGATATTGTCTTCCTTACTGGTACAGCTATACATTACATTATCAACAATATTAATACAAGGGTTAAATGCTGGTAATCTCTTTGGGTCCTGATATTGTCCTGCCCACTGACCACTGGGACTCATTGTAGGGTTTTTccccaggtactccggtttccttcctcatcaaaatcgactctcagtcaattacatctggctgcaGGTGAATACCCTCGATGGGGATagcctctggtatccttccctgtcattgaatgaaatgaataaagttggtattgtATGACAAACTAGGGAAACAAGCTACATATATTTGTAGTTCACAGACTTACTTGCATTTAAAGTGGTGGTGCATCAAAGTCTGCAAACATTTATTATGAGTGCCCCTTCCTCTTCCCAAAAATGTGGCAGACTGCAATTTTTCCCAAAGTTGGATAGTGATaatctttatttttctttaagtgAAGCATCTCTTGAGCCTGTATGTTATAATTATTTCTAGAGTATTCACTGAGAGGTGATTTATTGCCTTTTCCTCTATACTTTTAGAAGACGAGTTTGTTTCTGAAATTGTCTTTGCTTTGGACTACTCTTCAATTGTGTCTGATGATGACTTCAAGAGGGAGTTAAACTTTGTGCAGCACTTGGCACAATCATGGAATTCTTCTACAGAACTAAAGGTTGTTGTGTATGGTCATGATGCAAAAACGTTGTCATTGACTCTTGGACACGAGCGGGTATTTTGTGACAAATCAAGGGAGCTGAGATATGAAACATGGGCTGAGGGTAAAAACAGGAGAATAGATCGTGCATTGAGTGTCGCAGGGGAAAACTTCCCAACAGGTGCCAAATCTGGTTTACAGCCTCACAAAGTTGTTGTTATGATAACAGCTGGAGGTCAGCAATCTGATGCACAGAAAAAAGATAACCATCACCTGCTTGTGAAGGCACATGAGGTGCTCTCCGAAAGAAACATAAAAGTCATTCTTGTGCCGGTCGGCCTACACACTGACTTCAAAGAGCTTGGTCTGATTGTAAAGCGACCGCAGTCATTGTACCCACTCTGTGGATTTGGTGACATGACACTTGATAAAGCTCAGGGTATTGCAGGCAACATTAAAATGACTTTAGGTGAGATCAATTTAGATTTCTTTTCCATTGTTTCAGGCAGATGCTATTTTTGGAGCCTTGTTTCCTTAAGTTCGATATTTAATTTATACTATGCTTCTGTGGGCTTTCAGACATAGAGAGGTATGCCAAGAATCAGCTAATTGCATTATCAAAGATTCCCCAGCGCGCTGGATTGTGGGAGAACATAAGTCTGTGTTCTGATGCATTGGAAGGTGCATGGTATCTTTTGTACGATGATCAGAAAAAACCAAGAAAGTTTGAGACAGTCAAGAAATATATAAGGGAAAATATTGATAATTTTCTTAGTACACTTGTTACTGAAAGTAAGATACGTATTTCACTTGCGGTATTTGGGCCACTTGGGGCAGGTAAGAGTTTTTTTGTCAACTCACTACTTAACTGGGGTTTGGGTCTTGAAGAGAGGGCGTTAACTGGACCCCTTCCATCCTCCAGTGGGGGCAGCCAGACACCCATTCCAATCTATGTAAGATATGGTAGGAGTCTTCAAGTGTTCTTGCACAGTTGtagcaatgaaaaacaattattgttacAAGAAGCAGATATAAATGCACGTACCTTAGTAATGGTAGAAAACGTGCTCAAAACAACCTTTAAAGACAAAAGGAACTTTTTGGATGCAAAATATGTCGAAATTGAAGGACAGTTTCCGGTTTTCCATCATTTGAAGGAGACGACAAGGTCCGTGACACAATCCGGCCACCTGAAATTGGAAGTAGATGTGGAGTTTATTGACCTTCCCGGTTGTGGTGACGAACGTGGAAATAAGTCAATTAATTTAGAGTTAAGCAAGGCTGATGTAGTCCTGTTTTTTGACTGGGGAAAGTCGGGGAGACCAGTGTCAGCTGAAGATATTGCTCAGGTTTTTCGCAGACATGATGAATTTGAGTTTACTACCCGTCCAAAACTAGTGCATGTTTCAAATGAGCGACAAGTATCAGTTCCACCCAGTGATGAAAAGAAGGTCATAAAGGAGAAGAAGGAAGACCTCGAGAAAGCATGGTCAACTTTTCTTAGTAGTAGTGGAGGGGATGAAGGTGCTTCAGATTGCTACCAAGACGTGCGAGCTAAGCTTCCTCAACTTACTGGTGAAGCCCTTCTAGAAAAATTATCTAGTGAAAGTGACGTACTTTACTTCCATTCAGGGAGTGCTTCCATCGTGGAATCCCTCAAAAACATCATCAAGAATCATGTCGAAAGTGTAATGATTAAAGAAAAGGTCCATCCATTTTTGAAACACATCCACTTAGTTGCCAAAAAGCTAAAAGCACGCGCTGGTAACACTATCGCcacattaaaaataaaacatgcGAAAGTGATGGAGGTTAACGATGCGAAAGTGATGGAGATGAATACCAGTTTTGATATTATTCCCTGTGAGAATAACGCAAGCGATCTGATTTCAGAATTTTTGCAGCCAATCATTCTTCCCTTGGATTTAGATTTCGATAGAATGCAGGGCTCCATATGCAAAAAGTTCTTTTATTTTAAGGACACAAAGAGGTTTCTTCGAAAGTTGCTGGCGGAATCACTTGAGAGCTTCACCGAACAGTTGATTTATGACTTCAGAAAAGCCAGACGGTCGATGTTGGAAGGTGACGAATCAGATCTCTCGGAGGTGGTTGAAGTCATGTGTGACAGCAGAGTCCAGCGATTCTGTGCCTATAGTGCGTCAGTTTACCTtcgtaaaattgtggaaaaagAGGTGAACCGAAACAGGAGGAATAAAGAAGCAAAGAAGGCGAAGTGGTCAAATTCTGGTTCggaagaaaagaaggaaatgTGTGCTACTTTTCTAAATCATTCTATGGAGCGCGTCATACATTCCTTAGGGAAACCGACTCGTCAGCTGATGCCCGGATCGCACTTTGAAGTGATTGACAAACTCAAGAGACATGCTCAGGAGCTCCTTAGGGTGAGAAGTGCAAACAAAACTGACGTTTTGGAGATATTGATGGATAGGCTACCATTTGTAATCGAGTTCTGCCATAAGACAATTCGTGATATAAACCCTCACCCTTCTTTGGATGTCCAGACAGACGTTTCTATTCCTGAGAAAATGGTTGATGCTCATGAAGACAGCACAATACCATCCCAGTCCAGTCATGAGAAAATTATCAATGAGATGACAGAAATCTTGCTTAAACCCGGTATCAAGCGAAACGATTTTGTTTACAAACTGGAGACGAAGCTAAATCTCAAACATGGCGATCTGCAACTCCGTCAGACACAGGGAGTGGATCAACTTGAGTGGGCAAAGGCGCTGATCATTGTTTTAAGTGATAAAGATCATTTCAACGTGGAGCTTAATCCTCCCTTAGAATTAAGCCACGGTGATGAAGAGCTTCTGAATTTTGCTCGTAAACGTTTATTTGCCTATCAGAAGTCTAGACTTACATGTAAAATGGTGATCAATGATGGGGATCCATCCATACCCGACGATGAAATTCATGTGATGAAGATTTCTGAAGAAAAGAGTTGTTTAAGAGTGTTGGTCTCTTCGAAGATGTCTAACATGCTTTATTCAATTCGTGACGACTGTAAAGATCCCGCGCAGGAACTAGCACCCATATTTATCCCTTCAATCCGCCCGGGGCCATCTGACGACATTCGAGGAAATTATTTCCTTGAGGACGACCCTTGGAGCAAAAGATGGGAGGATGGAACAAAAGATGAAAGTGAAAAGCAGCAGAACGCTTTAAATTTAAGCATTTTTCTTGTTGTAGAGAAACACCAGGTACAACAGTTCCGAGACACTATTAAGGATCTTAAAACCCGGCCAAGCAACGTCAACTTGGTGTTCATTGTCCTACCGCAGGAAGGACGTGGAATTGGCGTAACCAGAGCAATCATCAAAAGCCTAGCAGAATgtttcaagttttccttgtaCTGGACCATTGATGATGACATTCAATTCATGTACCAGTTTGACGAAAATGATCGCAGGTGGCATAAGTGTGCACTTACCCGGGGCCTTCTGTTCGGCCAACGTGTGTTTCAGACGTGTTTGGAGAAGACTGTGAAAGAACTATCGGATGATGAGAGGGCTGAACTTTTTGAAGACGTTACAAGCAATTGGCCACCTTGGGCCAAAAAGACCAAGAGACGTGTCCAAAATCTGATTATAGATCGCTCCAAATTTGCAGAAGTCCAAAGAAACCCAGCTCGTCTACATTTCCCATCTGCACTTATCGCAGAAGACTGTTCCGGGGACAAGCAAAAGGAAGAGAAATTGAGGGAGTGCGAACGACAGTTTGTTGAGATTTGCAGGAAACGTCTATATGAGGAGAGTCTTAACCACATAGCTGGGATTTCCCTTGCCCATGAATCAACAAGAAGGTGTGACTACATGAGCAAGTACCCAAAGGCTGATTATATGCAGAGTGAACAGCGATACCAGATAGTTCTAAACAACGCTTGGGCTCTCAAAGGTAGGAACTTCGTCACTGACGAGATGATATTCCTCGAGGAAGAAAATCAAGTTCGTGACAGAGCGAAACGAAATACGCCATATTGGGGTGTGAGAGGTAGTGACAAGTCTTTCTGTCGCGCGTTAAAGGTGAGTGGAGTGATAGGCTACCAAGTGATTCGAATTGTCCATAGTCACAAGAAGCTTATCAACGTGTTTGACAAGGTAGCACCGTCTTACATCGGCTCCCAGTCCCCTCACAGGtctgaggaggaggaggaagacgagCCTCAAGCAGGGCCCTCTCATATCCAATCCTGAGTCGTCCACTGATCTGCTAATGAAGATGAGGGTTAAGATCAGGAATGTGTTGTACAGGTTACAGGTCACATTCAAGGGAATTATCTGGGGACTAGATTATATGTTGAAGCTGAAAGCAAAGAAGCGTGTTTGACGCTGAAGCGCATCTTGCTGTTGATCCGAGTGTTTTAGTATATTGTCTAGTATTCAATATACCAGGATTTTTATTGAACTGTGGTTAAcctttttgcaatgttttttttattttttgcatttgattAGAAACGCTTAGCGCAACAACCGTTGTTTTTATCCCGCCTGTAGACAGGGCATTGAACAGTTATAAAGAAAGTATCCGATTGAGTATCGTAGGTACAATTTCATACAcaagaatattattattttagtcCAATTGGAACTAGCAATGAAATGTTTACTTTCGTAAATTGAATGAATTCCCCTTCTCCTGCCTCAATTAGGCCTTTCTATTCGTGGGTGGAAGGTTATCATGGATTGTGCAAACGCGGGTCAATaaattttgttgtcttttttgtggTGTTCTGGCAATCCCATTAAGTTAACGATCTTTGAGACCCTCcaaccccctccctccctcccaagGGTAGATCTTTCTTGGAGAAAAGCAATGCCAAGTTTAGGGGAGAGTATAGTATACATTTAAAGGTAGATCTTACCTACCCTAGTGAGGTCTCGTTGACCTTGTACAGACTTGAAATCATAGTTTCTAAAACGTCACGAAGGGTGAGAATTATGCTTTACGGAAGTATGGAGGAAGGAAATTA includes these proteins:
- the LOC137969400 gene encoding uncharacterized protein; this encodes MEIDQDIEPANKRQRLEVTGGESVDSGEDEFVSEIVFALDYSSIVSDDDFKRELNFVQHLAQSWNSSTELKVVVYGHDAKTLSLTLGHERVFCDKSRELRYETWAEGKNRRIDRALSVAGENFPTGAKSGLQPHKVVVMITAGGQQSDAQKKDNHHLLVKAHEVLSERNIKVILVPVGLHTDFKELGLIVKRPQSLYPLCGFGDMTLDKAQGIAGNIKMTLDIERYAKNQLIALSKIPQRAGLWENISLCSDALEGAWYLLYDDQKKPRKFETVKKYIRENIDNFLSTLVTESKIRISLAVFGPLGAGKSFFVNSLLNWGLGLEERALTGPLPSSSGGSQTPIPIYVRYGRSLQVFLHSCSNEKQLLLQEADINARTLVMVENVLKTTFKDKRNFLDAKYVEIEGQFPVFHHLKETTRSVTQSGHLKLEVDVEFIDLPGCGDERGNKSINLELSKADVVLFFDWGKSGRPVSAEDIAQVFRRHDEFEFTTRPKLVHVSNERQVSVPPSDEKKVIKEKKEDLEKAWSTFLSSSGGDEGASDCYQDVRAKLPQLTGEALLEKLSSESDVLYFHSGSASIVESLKNIIKNHVESVMIKEKVHPFLKHIHLVAKKLKARAGNTIATLKIKHAKVMEVNDAKVMEMNTSFDIIPCENNASDLISEFLQPIILPLDLDFDRMQGSICKKFFYFKDTKRFLRKLLAESLESFTEQLIYDFRKARRSMLEGDESDLSEVVEVMCDSRVQRFCAYSASVYLRKIVEKEVNRNRRNKEAKKAKWSNSGSEEKKEMCATFLNHSMERVIHSLGKPTRQLMPGSHFEVIDKLKRHAQELLRVRSANKTDVLEILMDRLPFVIEFCHKTIRDINPHPSLDVQTDVSIPEKMVDAHEDSTIPSQSSHEKIINEMTEILLKPGIKRNDFVYKLETKLNLKHGDLQLRQTQGVDQLEWAKALIIVLSDKDHFNVELNPPLELSHGDEELLNFARKRLFAYQKSRLTCKMVINDGDPSIPDDEIHVMKISEEKSCLRVLVSSKMSNMLYSIRDDCKDPAQELAPIFIPSIRPGPSDDIRGNYFLEDDPWSKRWEDGTKDESEKQQNALNLSIFLVVEKHQVQQFRDTIKDLKTRPSNVNLVFIVLPQEGRGIGVTRAIIKSLAECFKFSLYWTIDDDIQFMYQFDENDRRWHKCALTRGLLFGQRVFQTCLEKTVKELSDDERAELFEDVTSNWPPWAKKTKRRVQNLIIDRSKFAEVQRNPARLHFPSALIAEDCSGDKQKEEKLRECERQFVEICRKRLYEESLNHIAGISLAHESTRRCDYMSKYPKADYMQSEQRYQIVLNNAWALKGRNFVTDEMIFLEEENQVRDRAKRNTPYWGVRGSDKSFCRALKVSGVIGYQVIRIVHSHKKLINVFDKVAPSYIGSQSPHRSEEEEEDEPQAGPSHIQS